The Thiorhodovibrio frisius genome segment CAACGGCTGGTTCCGGCTTGGCGACATCGAAATCGTCAAAGGCCGACAGAAAAACGCCAGAAACCCGCATTAGGGCGGTCATAGCTTCATTGAGCTGGGCGCGGATGTCGGGTTCGCTGGCGATGGCGAAATCAAGAAAAGTGCGCGCCACCAGTGACAGTTCGCGCGAGCGCGAGTAGACCAGATGCCAGCGCCGGCGGATCGGGAAGCCTTCGACATCGAGCACCGCAAAGCGCCCGCCCCCGCTTTCGAGCCGCACTGAATGCAGGGACAGAGCCGAGATCCCCAGACCGCCAAGAATGGCATGCTTGATGGTCTCGCTACTGCCAAGCTGCATGCGCACCCGGGGCTCGACCCCGGCAGCGGCAAAGTGCTTGAGCACCGCGTCGCGCACACCGGAGCCTGGTTCCCGCAGCAGCAGATCTTCCTCCGCCAGGCGGCTCATGGGAATGCGCGGCTGCCCGACCAGCGGATGGTCGCTGCGGGCAATCATCACCAGTGGATTGGGCGCGAAGGGAACCGCTTGCACTTCCTGGCCGAGATCATGATGCTGTCCCATGACGTAGAGATCATCGTCCTGGGCCGATAAACGCTCAAGAAGCTGATCGCGATTGGTCACATTCAAGAACACATCAATGCCGGTGTAACGCTGGCAGAAAGCGCCAAGAATTTCCGGTGCCACATAGGTCGCAGTGGTGATGACGCCCAGACGCAACCGGCCTCGGCGCAGGCCTTTGAGATCGGAGAGTTTGGTCTCGAGATTGGCCAGGCCGTTGAGAATACCACGGCAGGCCGCGTAAACCTCGCGCCCGGCATCCGTGGGCTCGACCGTGCGCCCGACATGATGAAAAAGCGGTGTGCCGATAGACTCGGACAGCTTCTTGATCTGCATCGACACCGTCGGCTGCGTCAGAAACAATTCCTCGGCTGCACGCGTGAAGCTACCCAGACGCACAATGGCCTCGAGCAGTTGCAGTTGGCGCAGGGTGCAGTGGCGGACCAGATAATCGGCCCCCGCGCTGCCCAAGCCCTTCTCGGACAGGGTGCCTTTCATCTGTGATTTTGCTGGCATCAATGACGCCAGCGAACAACTGGCGCTGGCGCTGACACGGGCGCCGCGCTCAGTCCGGCCACACCCGCGCACCCGCACTAAACTCATCCGCGCGTGCGGGATTCAGCGCCGGCCCGTGCTTTGCATCCGCCTTGGCAGCACTGCGCGCCGCGCTTGCCGTCTTACGACGCGGGGAATTCGCACTGCTTTTGGCAGGGCTCTGACGCGTGGCGGTGTCAGTCGCTGCGGGCGTTGTTCCAGTGTTCTCTGACATGGCAGACACCTCGGGATACGCAACTCGCGCGCACCCATTGATGGGAAATTGGTGGGATAGAAAAATGCTGGAAAGGCAATGGCTGGGGATGATGATTGGCAGAAAAACATCGGCCAGCCCAACCCGGCCTAACCGAGGAGTTGCTCAATGCGTTCGGCAAAAGTTTGCGCCTGTGCCGTCAACTCTCCGGAGTCCTCATCGGCGAAAATTGTCAGATTGGCATAGGTTCGCCCGAAACTGAGATTGGGGTACACATCCATGGCTTCTGACAGCTCCCCGGCCTGTTCCAGAAACACCCGGGTGGCTTCATAGTCAGGGAACTCCAGACGTCGCTCCAAGCGCAAGGGGCGCTCCCGTCGGGTCCAGCCATGCCAGCCCGGCCCCTCGTGTGATTCCCCCTTATGCGATTCATTGCGCAAGGGTTTGTCAGAGCCCAATGGCCCAGAATCAGTCCCAGAACCGGACTCAGAAGTAGGCGCGTTCATTCCAACCCTGATGCTGGCCCGCTCCCAGAGTCTTCAGCCAGGTGTCGACTTCCTCGGCGTGGGCCATTTCGTCGTTTAGCAGTCCCTGAAAGAATTCGGCGTTTTCCATCTCGCCCATGCTGCGACAAAAACGGGTGGCCTCATCATAAAGCGCCACGATCTCGGCCTCGAGCACGGCATCCTGTTGCAGCAAGCCAACCAGGCTGTCCGCCACGGCGACCGGGCGCAACTGGGATGCATTGGGTACGACACCAACACCGAGCATACGCTTGACGATGCGCTCGGCATGGCGCATTTCCTCGACCGTCTCGGCACGAAAGCGGTCCGCCGCCTCGCGCAGGCCCCAGGCTTCCGTCAGGGCGGCCTGGGTCATGTACTGCTGCACGGCTGAGTACTCAAGACTCAAGGCGCGTCCGAGATACCCGAGCGTGCGGGGATGAACCCCTGGCTGGTGCATCATTTGTTTGCTGACCTGAATGACTCTCTGAGAAATTTCTTAAGGGAGTAATTTCTTAAGGGAGTGGCTTCTTAAGGGAATAGTTTCTTAAGGAAGTGGTTTCCCAAGAGAATGGTTTCTTAAAACGAATGCGCTGGCGGGCCGTCCTCCTGGAGCAACACCCGCCACCGCAGCGGCCGAAACCAATCAGATAGAGGTCTGACATGGACCTCCGGTGGCCATTAGGCCGCAGCGCCGCCAGTCGGCAAGACAGGTTCGACTTCCCGATGCGGACGAGCAATGATGTGTGCAGCCACCAGGCCGTCACCCACGCGCTCGCAGGCATCCGCGCCAGCGCGCACTGCGGCATTCACAGCGCCAGTCTCACCGCGCACCAGCACGGTCACATAGCCGCCCCCAACAAACTCACGACCAATCAGACGCACTTCTGCTGCCTTCGTCATCGCATCAGCCGCCTCGATGGCCGGTACCAGACCGCGCGTCTCGATCATGCCAAGAGCAATACCCATGGTTTCGTTCGCCATTGTGTTTCTCCGTCTATCTACGCTCAAAAGAAAAGCTTACAAATTGCGGTTAGGTGCCGCTTACCAGCAGCCAGGCTTTATCGCCTTTGCTGCCCCGACAGAAAACTGCCGCTTGCCTTCAGTGCCGGCTCCAGCTCGGGATGCGGACGGGCAATGATGTGTGCGGCCACCAGACCGTCACCAACCCGTTCGCAGGCATCCGCCCCGGCGCGCACGGCGGCATTCACGGCGCCGGTCTCACCGCGCACCAGCACGGTGACATAGCCACCACCGACAAATTCCCGTCCGACCAACCGGACCTCAGCCGCCTTGGTCATCGCATCGGCCGCTTCGATCGCTGGCACAAGACCCCGGGTCTCGATCATGCCTAGCGCGATACCGTGGTTCTCGCCTGCCATTTCAATGTCTCCTCGTTTCAACTCGCCCGAGTCAATTTGACTGGGCCGAAACTATTGCCAAACCTGTTGCCGAAACCAGGTTCTATACCGGGGCCGCATCGCTATCCCAGTCATCGATAATTCCGCCGATGGTGAGATCAGTCAGAATTTTCGCATCACCCATCGCATAGCGACCAGCCGAGCCGTTTACCGTAAATACCCAATTTCCCGGCCGCACTCCGACCGGATCGGTCGCGACCTGCAACTTGCCTTTGGCATCCCGCAGCACCCGCAGGCTGCAATGATCCAAACCGGACACTCTCAGCGTACAGACCAGAGTGTCGACCACCTGAAAAATATCCATGAACCAGTTACCACACCCGCACCGCCGGGTCAGGTCTCCGGTTGCCAGTCATCGATGATGCCAACGATGGTCAGGTCGCTCGGATATTCCTTGCTACCTGCGGCCTCGCGCGCCGCCGAACTGCCAACGCAAATGACCCAGTCACCCGGCACCGCGCCGACGGCATCGACTGCGACCATCTTGCTGCTGCCGTCGAGTACCACCTGCAAATGCTTGTGCTCAAATCCGGAAATGCGATTGGTCGATACCAATGGCTTGAGCACCTGACAAATTTTCATGTCTGTTCGCCCCGCTCAGTGCGCCGCTGCGGCCTGGGTCTGGAGCGAACAGCCGACAACCTCGATTGGCGCACCGGCATCGCAGTCGCGCACAGCGCGCAGACAGTGCAGCAGGCCATCGGCGCACAGCTTGGGGTACCGCGCTTTCAGCGCAGCGGCGATACGCTCGCAGTGCGCAACAGCCCGCTCACGCGCGCCAGGCACGCCACCGTGGTAGTCGTAACGCACAATCACCGGAACCGGCAGCCCGCGACTCACATTGAGCCCGGAGAAAATCTTGATACCCACATCCATATCCGCCGCGCCTTCCTCGACCGTCGCCAGATAGGCGAAATAGGTCAGATTGCGCAGTTGAATTTCCTCAAAACCAATGCCCGCGCCAATAAAGCGCTCGGCATGGCCAATATCCGCATAGCCGCCCTGATGGTAGGCGCGTACATAATCAATCTGCGAGATGTTGTTTTCGATCAGTTGCGCGATCAGCCTGAGCATCCCCTCTGCCGGTGCATCGCCACCGGTACTGCGCGACTGCTCGGCTGCATGTGCGCGAACCAGCTCGAGAATATGCGCTCGCGCCTGCTCCGGCGCCATGCCGCGCGTAATTTCGTAAAGCTTGTGGCCGTCGACCCAGCGGGTCAGATCAATGCGACTGTCGCGGTCAGGCACATGCACGCGAATGGCGTCCGTGTCTGTATCCAGCCCGATCAACAGCAGATCGACCGAGGCGCCACAGCAATAGGTATTCTCAATCGCCTGCTGGAAGGCCTGGAGGCGTTCCAGCCCAGCGCGTGCGGCCAGTTCGTCATCGGAGCCATGCGCCGCGCAGCCTTGGTGCGCCGGATCGACCGAGCTGAAGTGGTACATGACCGTTTTCAGGTACCGGGTTGGCGCATCGGCCGTGTTTGGGCGTCCCTCCCGGAAGCGTAGCATTTCAGTCTCGGCCCATTTCTGCACGGTGTTCTCGACATCGAACAGCGAACCCGCATAGGACTTGCGTCGAACGGCTGCATAGGGCAAACGCAGCACATAGCTGATGGCATGGGCCAGGCGTCCGTCCGCGCAGGGCGTGACATCGAGCAGGTGAAAACCGCAGTCCTGCAAAAAACTGTCAAAGGCCTGCTGATCGCGCCCGCCAAGCGGATCATGGGTATAGAACTCATCGCTGATGCGGCGATAGGTCTTGAACACCGACATCGCAAACAGCCGCCGCATATCCAGCCCGCTCACCCAGGCGTGATTGATTTCCTCGTGCGGCAGTTCATAGCCGAGTTCCGAGTGGATCAGCTCAAGCGCCCGTTCTTCAAAGCGCGGCTCGCACTGCATGGCTGCGACCTGTTTGAGCACAGGTACGATGCGATCAAAGGACTCCTTGACCCGTGCTTCATAGTCGAACAGGCGCGCATTGGCGTTCACATCCGTGAGCGGATGCAGGCGCTGGTTAAACGCAGGCTGCCGGCTGCTCAGATCCCCGCCCAAACGCGCCTTTTGGGTGCCAGGGCGGCCCCCCGACATTAAGCCATCTGAGGTCAAGCCATCGGGAGCCCCTGTGCGCTGTTTGGCCTTAATTTTTCGCACCGAGCGCAAGCTGTGCGACGGTGCCTTGGACGTGCGCCTCACCGCCGCTGACGAGCGCTCACGCCCCGCTGCCGCGCGTCGGGCGGCCTCCTGCGCTTCGCGCCCGCGCGGCGCCGCACTCGCTGATTGCTTAAGCCCTGCGTCAGACCCGGACTCATCAACAGCCGCCGACAACCTTTCGCGCGCGCCGGCGCCCTGGCCCGTGCGCGCGAGCGCACCTCTGCCAGCAAGGCCGGCTGCCGGAGCAACAGCAAGCCCGAGCGAACGCGGCGATTGTCGGTGACGACCTAGCATCTTGGCATCAATCCGTTAGCCTGGCCCGGTACCGGGCTCAGCCGCGAGCCCCGCCAGAATAGGTGATCAGCGAGCCACGGTCGGTACTGCCGCTGCTACCAGTCACGCGACTGACAGGGACAGGTGTCTCCTCGTTGCGCTTGCGCTCAGGCCGCTGCATGGCCGTCATCGGACCGGGTCGGGTCGGGTTGCGGCCTTTTGCCCAGGCGCCTTCTGTTCCTGTGACATGCTCGCCCCTGTCCCAATCGTCGCCGGTAATTTTCAGCCCCGCGGACTGGCCCTCGCCGGTCACCCGGCTCGCGCTTGATACCGCCGGCTTGCCCTCGGGAGCAACCGGCCCGGCATTCGCGCGCGGACCATGCTTGGCAGCGCCAAAGCGAAATTCCTCAGTACCCGTGATCTTGCCAGTTGCCATGCCGAAGGGTCCGGTGATCCGCCCGCCGCCCTCGCTGTTGGTGCCTGTCACCGCGCCGGTGCGAGCCGCACGCTGATGATCGGCCACACGCGCTGGCGAGTTCACGCTGAACTGTTGCCAGGGTGCACCGGTAAGCGCCTGCGGAAAGTCGGGCTCGTCGGGCGTGGCCGCCATTGCGCCGCGCTTCAGTTGGGAATCTCCGCCATCCTCGCAAGCCGCAGCCTGCTGATCAGCGCCCAGATAGGGCGTGCCGGTTAGGGGTTCGCAAGCACCGCGGCTATCGCCCGTCATTCTGCCGCCGACGCCAGGCCCCTGCCCTGTCATTCCGGCGCCACGTCGCGCCATGGGCAGCATGCGCTCGCGCGCTGCCTGCGCCGCTGCAGGCGCACAATACTCTTCTGCCTGCTCCATGCCGGCATAGGGTGTGCCAGTCACTGCCTTGCAAGTACCGGGCTCATCGCCAGTCACCCGCCCGGAACGCCCGGTCTGAGTGCCTGAAACTCGCTGTCCCAGCGCTGTGAGAGACTCACCAACCTTGGCCGCTTCCGGCTCGGGACGCGCGTCACAAAAGCTCTCGAACTGCTCACCTGAGAGGTACTGATCGCCTGTTACTGCGCGACAACTGCCAGGCTCGTCACCGGTGACCTGTGCCGAACGGCCAACCAGGGTGCCGGTCACACGGCCTCCCGTTAGCGTGGAAGACACAGCCACCTTTGCCGGAGCCGCCCTTTCTGGAACCTTGTGTTTGGATTGCCCTGCCACCGCCGAACGACCGCCGCCTTGATGCGATGGAATCCCTTCGGCAATGCTCTGCACATTGGTGTATTGGGTGCCGGTCGTCTTGACGCTGGCGCCTTGCTCATCACCGGTCACCTTTGCTGCGCGATCAGCGCCAGCTCGGTCACCACCAGAACGGCCGACCATTGTGCCAGAGACTGACTGCCCACCCCGTGTCGCGGCCAAACCGGTGCGACGGCCACTGCCTTGGGTCGCATCGGACCCTGGGCGGAGGTCGCAGAACGCCTCAAAATGCGCTGGAGAGAGATATTCGGTTCCGGTCACGCGCTCGCAACTGCCGGGCTCATCGCCGGTAACACGGCTGGAGCGGCCCACCTCATTGCCGGTGATTCGATTACCGAGACCCGAGGGACTGACACCGACCTTGGGGACATTCCGCTGCGGTTCGCTGTGGCAAAATTCGCGAAAGATATCCGCGCCCATGTACTCAGTGCCAGTGACGGCGCGACAGGTACTAGGTTCATCACCAGTGGTCTTGACGCTGCGCCCAACCCGTGTGCCGGTCACAGTCTGCCCGGCTGCGGTCTCGCTGGCGCCGACCTTCCAATGCTGGTCCTCGGCACCGCGCGCCGCAGGGTTCTGGCGCATACGCCCGGTAGGCGCTGATTTGCGCTCACCCGCGCCACCATTGTGGCTGCGCTGCGCGCGCACCCGCTGGGACAGCTCCCGACCAGACAGTTTGGGGTTTGCCTGGCGCGCCAGACTCGCTGCGGACGTGGGCGCGTTTGTGGCCGCCTTGCCGCGTCCGGACTGAGCCGCGCGACGGGCGAGTGACAGCATGCGCCCAGTTGGCTTAACACCCAGGCCAGTGTCACGGCGGTTGACGCGCGATCCATTTCCCAGCCTGGCACCAAACCCGATGCGCCCTTCGCTGGTTCGAGACGCGCTTTCCTTGGACGCATCTTGAGCCGGAATCTTGCTGCTGGCCGGCTGAGTTTTGGCTGCTGGCGCGGCAGATCCGGAAGACGCTGGCACCGCAGCAGATGTTGCCGAGGACGACATCCGTGCGATTTCTTCTGAGCGAACCCGATCCTTTGCCCGGACTGCCCGACGGCCCTGGCGGGACAAAGCTTCACGACGGGCGCGCGCCGCTGAAGGGCGACCCGACGGCGGCCGGCCACGCGCTCCACTTGACGCTGTCCGCGGCTGCCCTTGTGCTTGGCTCGACCATGGCCCTGATTCGGGACCTGATTTGGGACCTGATTGAGACAGGGGCGCAGCGCCAAGCCCGGAACTGGAAGCCGGACGCGGCGATGCGCCGGCCCCAGAATTCGCAGGCTCTCGCACCGGGCCGCTGCGACGGCGCTCGGCGCTTGCCGAGCTTGCCTGTGGCTTGCCGCCGGTAGACAACGCACGGCGTCGGGCGAGAGCGGCCTCGCGACCGCTGGTTTTCAGGTTCGCTTTGCTTGCCATCGTGGTATCCGTTTTCTGTGTCTGCAATTCCGAGCCGGTCTCAGAGCCAAGATTCAGGCTCAGGTAGCGCTCGGACGGGCGATCATCCGGTATGCCAAGGCTCCCTCCGGCGAGGTGCTCGAACATCGGGAACGCGGTGATCGGCATCGGCGGCATGCACAGGCTGGCGGCAGCAGGCGGTCAGCACCGCGCGCTACCGGACAGGCCGAAACAATCCGCTCCGTGACAGATCAGCCGCGACCCTGGAACACCACGAAACAGGAACCCTGACTCTGGGTGTAGCTGTCGTACCCGGTCAGGCGCACATGGTGGTCGGGATAGGTGCGGTGGCAGCCCTCAAGCTCATTGACGACATTGGCCAGCTCGGTCTCACCGAAGAACGGCAGCTTCCACATGGTCCAGTAGTCTTTCATGGAGTTGCTGGGGTGAACGTGCTCAATGGCCGGGGTCCAGCCCTGAGCGATGATATAGGCGATCTGGTCGTAGATCTCGTCCTGGGTCAGGGGCGGCAGGAAGCCGAAGGTCTCGAGGGTTTGTTTGGTCTGGTAGTCGCCTTGAACGCTATGGAAAGGCATGGCTTGCATCCTCTGAAAATTGGGGTCAGCGGCTAAGGTTTCGCGACCAGCGCGCGGCCACCTGGGTGACCCGCGCTGAACATGGACGGAACCGGCAGAAAATTAGCTTATGTCGAGCTTGTCGACGGTGTCGAACTCGAACTTAATTTCCTTCCAAGTCTCCATCGCGATCGCCAGCTCTGGGCTATGACGCGCGGCATCGGTCATGATCTCGCGGGCTTCTTTCTCCAGCTCGCGGCCCTCGTTGCGCGCCTTCACACAGGCCTCAAGCGCGACACGGTTGGCTGCGGCACCGGCCGCGTTGCCCCAGGGGTGACCCTGAGTACCGCCACCGAACTGCAACACCGAGTCGTCGCCGAAGATGGTGACCAGCGCCGGCATGTGCCAAACGTGGATACCACCGGACGCGACGGCAAAGACGCCAGGCATGGAACCCCAGTCCTGATCGAAGAAAATACCGCGCGAGCGATCCTCGGGCACGAAAGATTCACGCAACTGATCGACATAGCCCAGAGTGGAGGCGCGGTCGCCTTCGAGCTTACCGACCACGGTGCCGGTGTGCAGATGGTCGCCACCCGAGAGGCGCAGGCACTTGGCCAGCACGCGGAAGTGGATACCGTGCTTGGGATGACGGTCGATGACCGCATGCATGGCGCGATGGATGTGCAACAGGACGCCATTCTTGCGGCACCACTTGGCCAGACCCGTATTCGCTGTAAAACCACCGGTCAGGAAGTCGTGCATGATGATGGGCACGCCGCATTCTTTGGCGAACTCGGCACGCTCGTACATATCCTCAGGCGTGGCGGCGGTGACATTCAGGTAATGCCCTTTGCGCTCGCCGGTTTCCTGCTGAGCGGACTGGATGGCCTCGCCGACGAATTCAAAGCGATTCTGCCAGCGCATGAAGGGCTGGGAATTGACGTTCTCGTCGTCCTTGGTGAAGTCCAGACCGCCACGCAGGCACTCATAGACAGCACGGCCGTAGTTCTTGGCTGACAGACCGAGCTTGGGCTTGATGGTCGCGCCGAGCAGCGGGCGGCCGTATTTGTTCATCTTGTCGCGCTCGACCTGGATGCCGTTGGGCGGTCCCATGCAGGTCTTCACGTAAGCGATCGGGAAGCGGATGTCTTCCAGACGCAGGTGACGCAGCGCTTTGAAGCCGAAAACGTTGCCGACCAGAGAGGTGAGCACGTTGACGATGGAGCCTTCCTCGAACAGGTCGATCGGGTAGGCGATAAAAGCGTAGAAGGACTCGCTGTCGCCGGGCACATCTTCGATGCGGTAGGCGCGGCCCTTGTAATACTCCATATCGGTCAGCAGTTCCGACCAGACGGTGCTCCAGGTGCCGGTGGACGATTCGGCAGCGACGGCGGCGGCGACTTCCTCGCGTGGCACTCCGGGCTGGCCGGTGCACTTAAAGCAGGCGAGAAGATCGGTGTCGAGAGGGACGTAATCGGGCGTCCAGTACATGTCCCGGTATTCTTTTACACCGGCGTCGTAAGTTTTTACGCTCATGCTCAGCTCCTGTGGTCTGTTTGCGTCTGCTTTCGGCTTGCCGACGCCTCAAATCCGAGATATCGAATCGGAATAAGGATAGCCGGCTGCTGACTTAAACGAAAATCGATTCTCCTGATGTGATCGATAGATGATTGCTGATGTCAGCAGCCGACGGGGAATCGGTTTCAATGCGGCCAAGAACTTTAACCGAATCGACGCTTTCGGACAATGCTTTTCGGCCGATGCGCTTGATCAATCATCAACAAAGGCACCCACAGGCTTGGTTTCTGCAACCGGCTTGACAGCCATATTTGCCCCCCGGCAAGCTTCGCCCCTAGGCACCAAACGGCAGCCACCAGCCAATCAGCCACCAACCGGCAGTCCAGCCGCCTGATCGCGTTCCGGAGCGCCCGCAATGAGCCAAGTCCGCCACCCCAAGACCGGCAAACCCGTCGACACCGCCAAGCTCGACCAAATCGTCGCCAGCGCGCGGCGTGCCAGCGACGAGCGCGCCGCCGGCTATCGCGCCCAGGCGCTCAAACTATACCCCTGGGTGTGCGGGCGCTGTAGTCGGGAATTCAATCAGCAAAACCTGCGTGAGCTGACCGTCCATCACAAGGACATGGACCACGACAACAACCCGCCCGATGGCAGCAACTGGGAACTGCTGTGCCTCTACTGTCACGACAACGAGCACCAGAAGTTCGAGGAGCATCTGGCCGCACTCGCCGCCGGACGCTCCCCCATTCCGAGCAGCGGCCAGAGCGCAACCAAACCGCCCAGCACCCATCGCCCCTTCGACGCCTTGGCCGGCCTGCTCAAAAACCCGCCAGCCGGCGATGACTGAGCCAGAGCCCGCGCGACCATCGCCCGCCCCAACATCCAACGCTTATTTGAAACGGGTCTACAACTCCGCCCACATGCGCAGCAGGTTGTTGTAGGAGCGATCCACATAGGCGGTATGCTCGGCCTCGGGTGCCTCTTTGAGCAAGTGTTCGCGTGCCTGGTTGAGTTCGTAGAGCAGCTCGCGTTGGGCCGGGTCGCGCACGTAGCTTTGAATCCAGGTCAGCGCGACCAGACGCTGGCCGCGCGTGACGGGCGCGACCCAATGCAGGCTGGCTGACGGATAGAGCACCGCATGGCCGGCGGGCAGCTTGACCGCTCGCTCGCCAAAGCTGGTGCGGATAGTCAGCTCGCCGCCGTCGTAGTCCTCTGGTGCGTTCAAGAATACCGTCAGCGACACATCGGTGCGAAAGCGCGGCCCGCTCGCTCCCATGATGGGATCATCGATGTGCGCGCCATAGGTCATGCCGGGCTCATAACGGGCGACGATGAAGTCCGCCACCCGATGCGGCAGCGCGCCAAAACGAAAGGCCGGGTGATGCCCGAGGCTCGGCATCAGGATGCGCGCCAGCCGCTCCATGCGCTGGCGCTCGCCTGCCAACTCCTGATTATGCTTGACCCGCGCGGCGGCAAAGCCGGCACTGAGCTTGCCATCAACAAAGTCAGCGCCCTCGAGCACCTGATGCAGCTTATCGAGTTGTACCTGGTTAAGAAGTTCAGGGATGGTCAGCAACATAGAGGGTCACCTCGGGTGGTTCTTCGCGCTGCTGCGGTGGTCAAAGCGCTTGCCGGTCCTTATTATCGACTGTAAAGCTAAAAAACAGGGCCGCCCGGAGAAGCATTCATGATCCTAGAAGCCATTGTTGACGATCAGGTCTTCAGCCTGAACGTCCCCGAGAGCCTGCTCAGCCAGGCCAGCGAATTTTTTGACCAACTCGACCGCGATATGGACCAGGGCTGGCAGATGAGCCGCGACTGGGTAGCCGCGCCTGACCAAGTGCAGCGCGGGCAGATTGTCGCGGACAAACTTCTCACCGCGCTTGAGAACGAAAACGAAAAGCTTGGCATGCTGACGGCCGGGTATCTACTCGCCCGCCTACCGGGGTTAAAATCGGTAGAACTCGACATCCAGGGCGAGATTCAAAACAACCAGTTCTCTTTTCATCCGGCGGCAGACAGCAACACCGCCACCACCCCGCCCCAGAGCGCCAGCTCCCAGACACCGCCGATGCAAGATACTGGCGAAGACCCCCAGAGCCCCAACGGCCAGGCCGCCGAACAGTTAAAGGCCACTGCGCAAGATTGCAGCAGCGCCCCGCGCGGACTCAGCAAACTCAACGCCATGGCACAAGCCGGTCAGGATG includes the following:
- a CDS encoding YajD family HNH nuclease, which produces MSQVRHPKTGKPVDTAKLDQIVASARRASDERAAGYRAQALKLYPWVCGRCSREFNQQNLRELTVHHKDMDHDNNPPDGSNWELLCLYCHDNEHQKFEEHLAALAAGRSPIPSSGQSATKPPSTHRPFDALAGLLKNPPAGDD
- a CDS encoding Fe2+-dependent dioxygenase; this encodes MLLTIPELLNQVQLDKLHQVLEGADFVDGKLSAGFAAARVKHNQELAGERQRMERLARILMPSLGHHPAFRFGALPHRVADFIVARYEPGMTYGAHIDDPIMGASGPRFRTDVSLTVFLNAPEDYDGGELTIRTSFGERAVKLPAGHAVLYPSASLHWVAPVTRGQRLVALTWIQSYVRDPAQRELLYELNQAREHLLKEAPEAEHTAYVDRSYNNLLRMWAEL